Genomic segment of Dermochelys coriacea isolate rDerCor1 chromosome 16, rDerCor1.pri.v4, whole genome shotgun sequence:
TATAAGGGCTATCCTGCTCATTGGCTTATGTGCtttgtgtttttgaagtttaCTGATTTTAAAGCTTTACAGAATGAATGCAGCCAGAGACTGTTTGCCAAGATTATATTTTGATTTAGCTGAAACCCCAGAGAGAGGTTTTTGCATTTAACCTCTTCTCTAGCTGCTTAGCTCCTGACCCATTCACAAACATCATTCTGTTGTAGTTTCTTAACGTATAGCTCTTGCTATCGAAAGACACAAGTTGCTTAACCGGAAATTTAAAGGTGGTTTTAAATAGGTTTTTGTCATCTGATTGCCATTGACTTTGGAAGTCATATTGTTAACACTCTGCACAACTCTTGGTTGCCTTTTATCAGGGATAAACAAAAATGTATCCAATAGATGACACAACTACTGAGAATGCTTTTTTCTCCATTATCTGAACTACATCAATAGcatatttctattaaagaaaggTCACACTGTATAGTACAGGACTAGTAATAATGCCCCATATCTCATATAAATTGCCAtggcttgttttattttaatttttttcaagtgATACAGTAttataaatggaaaaatacaaggTCTTAACTAACTTACGAAAACTGGTATTGTGCAACCCACTGAATTCTTACAACCGATATCAGTGAGTTTGAGTTGAGATGGAAAACTTCCAGAACAGTCCTGTTAAAATTAACCAGAGAGCATATATATTTTGACGAACTGTATAGGAGAATTTAGACTgtattttaagtttaaaatacTCTGCTTCTGGTAATGTCTCCCTTCCGTTCCTCCTTCCCCACGCCCCAGACTGTCTTGCAGTGATAAAAGTGGAATGCGCTAAATTAATGCAAATaacattttctgttgtttataTGGATTTCTTTCTGAAAGTAATATGCTTTTATTCCATTCATACAGCTCTTCCTATGTTTAAATGCTGTTCAAGCTAAAATGCTTTCTAAAAAAGTATGGGAAGCTGATAGTTTTCTTAACTGAGCATTTCTTAATATCTTCCACTAGCGCACTACCACTAACTGGTGCTACCAGTGGTGGGAGTGCTAGTATAACTCAGTTGCTGATGTTTTGCCACTATATTGTCTAATCCTGCTTAAATCAAGTCTAGACAACATGATGGTATAAATGTCACTGCACTAGTGCTACCACTATTGGAGCTGTATGAGACTTTAGAAAAGAGCTAGCATAAGTGTAAAAGTCAGTGTAAACATTGCCTGGATCCAATCATTTccctgtaggttttttttttacattgtttttaaaatggctttgctTTATTTGCACTGACTGGCCAAATAGTGTTAGATGGAACCTTGTATATAAATACAATTATAAGTCTTAGTGTAGTGAAAAGTCAATGTGTGAAATAAATTTACATTCTGGAAAAACtggcatatattttatttttgggaaTCCTATGTCTTCAGCagatcactttctgaaaattctttcttttaggggaaaaaacggaattagatttttttttttttaaatgctgagtTTTCTTATAGTGGGATGTGAAACTAATTTGTCTTATGTTCTCCTTTGCAGTGTGCTGAAAAAGGAAAACCTGTCTACAGCATTCATTGGTGGTTCTCCAAACAGCATTTGACTTTGCTAGAAATTCATCATGCAGCCACCTCCACAGACAGTTCCAGCTGGGGCTGGTGGACCGCCTCCTGCAGGAATTGCTCGGAACACGTATTGGCGAAACAGCCCATTTAGTAGACGGGCAAATGCACCGGTCTCAGGAGCAACTGCCCTGGTGCAACCTGTGACAGACCCTTTTGCATTTGGCAGGCAAACTCCACAAGGTTCCCTGTTAGGTAATCCATCCAAAGGCAATCCCCTGATTATGCCAGGTCCTGCTCCATCAGCGTTTCCTCGTCCAGCTGGTGTGCATTCTTCTCAATCATATGCAGGGGATAATTCTCATGGACTGCCTACATCTTTACCAACATCTGTATCTCAACCAGAAATAACTTCAAATACATTTTCTAATGTGGTGACTCCTTCATCACCAGCACATATTATAAATAGCACTGCACaaatgcatcaaatgcatccaaaTGCAGAACATGGACCCCATAACTCTTCAGCACAGTCGCTTTATAATACAGGAGCAGCACATGAAAATTCTCTCAGTGGACATCCAGCTATGGCACATGTGGCAAACAGAGCCCTAAGCAAACAAGATATTAATAGGGATCCAAGCAACACTAGTTCAGTGCCTACAATAGCACCATTCCTCCCTCCACCTCTTCAACAAACCCCACCTCAGTGGAGACCCATTCAAGATAACCTGCAGCCTCAAGTTCAGAATTACTGGCCCTATACTGAGCCACCTTCTCAGAATGCAGTTTATAACGTTTCTCACTCTTCTGCTGTTAAGTCCCATCTTCCTCCCCAAGCAAATCTGCATCAGGGACCTGTACATCAACATACTCCACAAAGTACCGTGCAAGCACCTTTGCCCATTGGTGgtgaaaagaatgagataagCAGCTTCCCAGTTGCCAACCACCATGTGAACAGCTTTCAGCCTGAAAATATATTTAGACAGAATGTAAGAATGACTAATCCTTGGCCAAGTCAACCTTACCAAGAACAGTTTTACCCACAGCCTCTTTTACCAGATGCTGGTTTTGTTAATCCCATCACTCAGGAAAATAACCCACAAAAACAATCTCAAAAGGTGTCTGAAACACCAAGTGGACATACATCCACAAACGCAGATTCAGGAACTATCTCCATGTTTTTCAAAGGGGATGAGGCAGAAAATGAAGAAATACtttcatcagaaaaaaatgatCTATCCGGTAAAGCTAACTATGATGCTTGTCAGCTAAATTCAGGACATATGTATCACCAACCACTGCATCCTCAGCAGGCTGCAACTAGTGTTCTCTCTCAACCAGAGATTAGCACAGGCTCAGCTAATGAGGCAGTGCAAAAGGGAATGGATGTCCAATATTTTTCTAAAACTATAAGTAGCCAGCATGACACACAGACCAGTAAAAACTCTATGAATATTAGTGATGACAAAGCAAATGATAGCAAAGCTCATGAGAATGTTGGGTCACATTATGAAAATGTTGAGAACCTGGAATGCATTCAGAATCAAGAAGTTCTGCCAAGTGAACCACAGAATATTAATTGCTCATCCCCAAGTGTAGGTTCTGATCTGTACAGATATGGGTCACTACCAGGGCAATTGCTTCCAAAGAACACCATTGTGAGCCATGCAGAAAGAGGACCAAATTTAGAGGCACCCGACTCGTTATCTCATCCTGTCCGATCTGATAGTGTATCCTCAAACTACAGTAACATAAGCCACAGGAGTGTTTCTAGTTCAACAAGACCTCAAGAGCTTGTTGGTACATTTATTCAGCAAGAAAGTGGGAAGCCTGATGAGGAGTCCTCTTCCAGTTTCTTTAAGCAGATTGACTCTTCTCCTTTGGGAGGAGATTCGAGTGAGCCGAATGTCAGCAAGAATTACCATAGTAATCTGTCACAGCCTCAAACTCCAAGTCCCCCCAAACCTACAGGAATATTTCAGACAAGTGCAAATAGTTCTTTTGAACCAGTAAGGTCCCATGGGGTTGGGGTAAAACCTGCTGAGGTTGACCAAGCGAAGATGGTGGTTGAACTAAGAGAGAACCACCCAAACCAAAAGAATACTAAGAAAAGTATGGCTATGCCAGCTGCCTCACCAGGTAATCTTGAACAGCCGCCAGATAACCTGGAAACTATTTTCATGCCCCAAGTACATCCGTTGCCTCTTACAGTCACTGGTGAACCTGGAAAAATGTTGCAGCCTGCTAGTGAACCTGTTGTGGAAAACATACAATTGGTACCTGAGAAAAGATCCTCAACTAGAGCACAGGGAGCAACTAAAAAGTGTGAGAGTCCAGCAACAACTCTTTGGGCTCACAATGAGTTACCTAACTTTGGGGGCAATGTCCTTCTagcccctgctgctcctgcagtGTATGTACCTGCTAAACAGACAGTGGAAATTATTCAACCGCCTGAAGAAGGGCTGTCGAATCAGCATCCAAATAAACCAGAGTGTGTTCCTGTGCAACCATCCCAGCATGGAAATGTATCTTCTGAAAACCTTGAGAATCCTCCCaaaatgggagaggaggaggcacTTCAGTCTCAGGCAAGTTCAGGTTATGCAAGTTTGTTGTCTTCTCCACCCACAGAGTCTCTGCAAAATCATCCTATCTTGATTGCCCAGCCTAATCAAAGCTATAATTTGGCTCAGCCaattaatttttctctttctttatgtAATCAGCTAACCAGGAATGAAAATAATCTTTCACTGAAAGATCCTGGAGTTGAAGATAAACCTGTAACAGGACTCCAAGCTCCACATGCTGGTGGGATCCTCCCTGGGGAAAATGTGTCATTGTCTGTGATGCAGGTTGGATCTTCAGTTAATACGCCTCCATCTTCTAACCTGTCACATTCTAATTTATTACAAAGCCCTGTTAATTCTTCAGAAATCACCTCAAATCAATCCATAAATTTGATGCAACCTCCGTCTCAAACTCCAATTAATTTGGCTCCAGAAGGTCAAAAGAATACTAATTCAGAAGGTTGTCTGCCTGAATTTGCTAGTAAACCAGGATCTGACTCAGCTGTTTCTCCTGGGACAAATCTCCCCAGTGGAAATGCAAGTGTGGTGTTAGTCCCACCAGTGTATACCATGGTGCCTAATAATAATTCTACAAATGATTCACATAGTCATGAAGAAAATTCTGGAGCACTTGATTTTACAGTAACACGGACACTGGACAAAAGCAAGACCAGTAATCCTGGACAGATGCATAATCCATTACTTTCTTGTGGTCCAGTATTTCCTCAACAACCAGTTAATCATGCTAGCCAGGTGGGGCCAGACACACATGACAAACAACATTTCTATCAACAGGTAACAAAAGATGTGCAGCTTCAGGCTCCATCAGACAGAGCCACACAGGGGGCATTGCTTTCTCAGCAACAAAAGCAGACTGCTCAAATGCCGCAAACAGTACCTTCTGGGCAGTCCTTGGTTCCTTCAAATTATCAAATGGCTTCAGGAATTAAACCTACCCAAGCACCACAGCGACAAGAGAATCAGGTGCCAACTAATAGGTATTATCCAGCGGGTCTCCCAGAGGGTAGTTCAACACAGCCACCAACAAGCTATAGTCAAACAAATCCTGATAAACAAGCATTTGCTGGTCAGTCATTGAGTGCTCCAACTTCATCAGCATCTGTTACCACCGGTCAGCCAGCCATGCCAACCATGCAACAAGAGCAGAATCCACCACCTTCTCAGACTCCTCAGGATGCCTGTGGGCCACCACAAAACCCTTACTACTATTATAGACATCCTTATGATGCTTATCAGACTCCATATCCACAGCCTTACCCTCCCCTGGATCTTAGAAGTGCAGCTCATCTCTATTAccaggtagagcaggaacttttttctcttctctcataATTGTATTGATGtttttagtaactttttttttgtctttgaatCATAATGAAGTGTTTGAAGTGATCAACAATATAGCATTTATCTTGAAAGATTCACTTTATATTTCATTATAGAGAGATATCACAATGTCAATAACATAATGCAAGAACTCAACAAAACTAGGTAATGAGAGAGCCTTTGGAAGGATTTTTTGGTAACATTTTCATTACTAACTGGCAGCTTTAAAGCTAACAAACATGATACATATCTGATATCAGAAAGCAGAATCAAAATtcatagaaaaataaatttacaatCAGGAGTGTGAAAACCCAAACTTATAAAGACAGAACTGAAAATGATGGATAAATTATAAACAGATTTAAGATAGGAAATGAGTATTAATACTGTTAAATTCCAGGAGTGACAGTGACTGCTATCAGAACACTGTTTTCTGGGCCTGTGTGAAAAAGATGGTGGTTTCAACCTTGTCCTAGTGGGACGGATGTCCAAATCCTAAAAATGCCCTACCTCCCAGGTGGGACTATTGACAATTTCAGAAGTATTTTCATAAATTGGGTTTTAAGGCACATTGTCAGGCAACAGTGTAGCCATCTGTACCCTTTGTGGCAAGATAATATACTTCAGTATCCATGGTTGTCAATACAGCATCTTTCTTGGGTgctaatttcaatttttttaaggtggtggggagaggaagaagggaaaTTGAATGTTCAGAAAGGGGTTAGCCATAGCAAAATGTGTgcgggttttgtttttgttttattccttGTCAGATTTTCAAACAATTTAACTTACTAGTTGGTAATATATAAACCTGTCTTCTCGAGGATGATGTCTATGGACAATATGGTCCCCGCTACCAGCACTATGATAGAAGCGTTGCTGCCTATGTGGAGCCTGGTGGTTATCGATATGGTGAGCCTGAGCGTCCTAGTTCCAGAGCTAGTCAGTGCTCTGATAGACCTTCTTCTAGGTATGTAATTAGGGAACTATGCAAAGGTTTAGTGTGTCCTGATGGATTAAATT
This window contains:
- the SEC16A gene encoding protein transport protein Sec16A isoform X12, with amino-acid sequence MQPPPQTVPAGAGGPPPAGIARNTYWRNSPFSRRANAPVSGATALVQPVTDPFAFGRQTPQGSLLGNPSKGNPLIMPGPAPSAFPRPAGVHSSQSYAGDNSHGLPTSLPTSVSQPEITSNTFSNVVTPSSPAHIINSTAQMHQMHPNAEHGPHNSSAQSLYNTGAAHENSLSGHPAMAHVANRALSKQDINRDPSNTSSVPTIAPFLPPPLQQTPPQWRPIQDNLQPQVQNYWPYTEPPSQNAVYNVSHSSAVKSHLPPQANLHQGPVHQHTPQSTVQAPLPIGGEKNEISSFPVANHHVNSFQPENIFRQNVRMTNPWPSQPYQEQFYPQPLLPDAGFVNPITQENNPQKQSQKVSETPSGHTSTNADSGTISMFFKGDEAENEEILSSEKNDLSGKANYDACQLNSGHMYHQPLHPQQAATSVLSQPEISTGSANEAVQKGMDVQYFSKTISSQHDTQTSKNSMNISDDKANDSKAHENVGSHYENVENLECIQNQEVLPSEPQNINCSSPSVGSDLYRYGSLPGQLLPKNTIVSHAERGPNLEAPDSLSHPVRSDSVSSNYSNISHRSVSSSTRPQELVGTFIQQESGKPDEESSSSFFKQIDSSPLGGDSSEPNVSKNYHSNLSQPQTPSPPKPTGIFQTSANSSFEPVRSHGVGVKPAEVDQAKMVVELRENHPNQKNTKKSMAMPAASPGNLEQPPDNLETIFMPQVHPLPLTVTGEPGKMLQPASEPVVENIQLVPEKRSSTRAQGATKKCESPATTLWAHNELPNFGGNVLLAPAAPAVYVPAKQTVEIIQPPEEGLSNQHPNKPECVPVQPSQHGNVSSENLENPPKMGEEEALQSQASSGYASLLSSPPTESLQNHPILIAQPNQSYNLAQPINFSLSLCNQLTRNENNLSLKDPGVEDKPVTGLQAPHAGGILPGENVSLSVMQVGSSVNTPPSSNLSHSNLLQSPVNSSEITSNQSINLMQPPSQTPINLAPEGQKNTNSEGCLPEFASKPGSDSAVSPGTNLPSGNASVVLVPPVYTMVPNNNSTNDSHSHEENSGALDFTVTRTLDKSKTSNPGQMHNPLLSCGPVFPQQPVNHASQVGPDTHDKQHFYQQVTKDVQLQAPSDRATQGALLSQQQKQTAQMPQTVPSGQSLVPSNYQMASGIKPTQAPQRQENQVPTNRYYPAGLPEGSSTQPPTSYSQTNPDKQAFAGQSLSAPTSSASVTTGQPAMPTMQQEQNPPPSQTPQDACGPPQNPYYYYRHPYDAYQTPYPQPYPPLDLRSAAHLYYQDDVYGQYGPRYQHYDRSVAAYVEPGGYRYGEPERPSSRASQCSDRPSSRQGYAEDYYNPKSGWNDYYADYYANPYNYGDPGRWERYPSAYDSRYRDPRSYDQRYWYDTEQNPYQKREAYPYDSRQDRYEDHWRYDPRFAGSFDDETEPHRDPYGDEFDRRSVHSEHSAHSLRSSHSVHSHQSSFSSRSQQSQLYRSNHDLTANAYETTTQPVSLHTDYPYGGYPANFDRQQPFTDYGYSAETGWPSVEQVPSRPSTPEKFLVPHVCARFGPGGHLTKVLSNLPSEGQPALVEIHSMETMLQHMPEQEEMRAFPGPLAKDDTHKVDVINFAQNKAIQCFQNENLIDKESASLLWDFIVLLCRQNGTVVGTDIAELLLRDHKTVWLPGKSPNEANLIDFTNEALEQVEEESGEAQLSFLTDSLITTIDSLERETERFRELLLYGRKKDALESAMKHGLWGHALLLASKMDSRTHARVMTRFANSLPINDPLQTVYQLMSGRMPAASTCCGDEKWGDWRPHLAMVLSNLTNNMDVESRTITTMGDTLASKGLLDAAHFCYLMAQIGFGIYTKKTTKLVLIGSNHSLPFLKFATNEAIQRTEAYEYAQSLGTQPCCLPNFQVFKFIYACRLAEMGLAAQAFHYCEVISKTVLKNPYYYSPVLIGQLIQISSQLRLFDPQIKEKPEQELFIEPSWLVRLRHLDGQIKDGTIAYNADRSTPQQYACSTPSSELDHLSQCDGTGSGQEMGPATENPLLASLLPNTVHPMQDVQLMPSAPQTILEESAAVTPPTRQETVGGVPFYPVAPPSIGPGSGFAPPGFPNQYGAEQSSLYLGSTVPPGGPPPQAAEPRPEEQLNQETAMQRIPQESPIQKTFPEQREEDFYGKMANMAPGRRSRSTSQSSAHMGYGRRSRTTSESSTHSIGRERCNSAAKQPSPPPPPSIPEGKETNKEIKKEPAARKSGANWFRWLMGKGKNEAHLPDDKNKSIVWDEKKQRWVNLDEPEEESKPPPPPPAGVPKTPQTAPPGPGGPPGVNMFSRKAAGTRARYVDVLNPSGAKCSGALPAPSDLFAPLAPLPIPANLFVPNSVPEEQQPMEGSGAREQTFSANQVSADATTEPQPLRSVPPSGGPPAGTVQFYNPSQFAQSPATTGSSRLGRIGQRKYPTLK
- the SEC16A gene encoding protein transport protein Sec16A isoform X9; protein product: MQPPPQTVPAGAGGPPPAGIARNTYWRNSPFSRRANAPVSGATALVQPVTDPFAFGRQTPQGSLLGNPSKGNPLIMPGPAPSAFPRPAGVHSSQSYAGDNSHGLPTSLPTSVSQPEITSNTFSNVVTPSSPAHIINSTAQMHQMHPNAEHGPHNSSAQSLYNTGAAHENSLSGHPAMAHVANRALSKQDINRDPSNTSSVPTIAPFLPPPLQQTPPQWRPIQDNLQPQVQNYWPYTEPPSQNAVYNVSHSSAVKSHLPPQANLHQGPVHQHTPQSTVQAPLPIGGEKNEISSFPVANHHVNSFQPENIFRQNVRMTNPWPSQPYQEQFYPQPLLPDAGFVNPITQENNPQKQSQKVSETPSGHTSTNADSGTISMFFKGDEAENEEILSSEKNDLSGKANYDACQLNSGHMYHQPLHPQQAATSVLSQPEISTGSANEAVQKGMDVQYFSKTISSQHDTQTSKNSMNISDDKANDSKAHENVGSHYENVENLECIQNQEVLPSEPQNINCSSPSVGSDLYRYGSLPGQLLPKNTIVSHAERGPNLEAPDSLSHPVRSDSVSSNYSNISHRSVSSSTRPQELVGTFIQQESGKPDEESSSSFFKQIDSSPLGGDSSEPNVSKNYHSNLSQPQTPSPPKPTGIFQTSANSSFEPVRSHGVGVKPAEVDQAKMVVELRENHPNQKNTKKSMAMPAASPGNLEQPPDNLETIFMPQVHPLPLTVTGEPGKMLQPASEPVVENIQLVPEKRSSTRAQGATKKCESPATTLWAHNELPNFGGNVLLAPAAPAVYVPAKQTVEIIQPPEEGLSNQHPNKPECVPVQPSQHGNVSSENLENPPKMGEEEALQSQASSGYASLLSSPPTESLQNHPILIAQPNQSYNLAQPINFSLSLCNQLTRNENNLSLKDPGVEDKPVTGLQAPHAGGILPGENVSLSVMQVGSSVNTPPSSNLSHSNLLQSPVNSSEITSNQSINLMQPPSQTPINLAPEGQKNTNSEGCLPEFASKPGSDSAVSPGTNLPSGNASVVLVPPVYTMVPNNNSTNDSHSHEENSGALDFTVTRTLDKSKTSNPGQMHNPLLSCGPVFPQQPVNHASQVGPDTHDKQHFYQQVTKDVQLQAPSDRATQGALLSQQQKQTAQMPQTVPSGQSLVPSNYQMASGIKPTQAPQRQENQVPTNRYYPAGLPEGSSTQPPTSYSQTNPDKQAFAGQSLSAPTSSASVTTGQPAMPTMQQEQNPPPSQTPQDACGPPQNPYYYYRHPYDAYQTPYPQPYPPLDLRSAAHLYYQDDVYGQYGPRYQHYDRSVAAYVEPGGYRYGEPERPSSRASQCSDRPSSRQGYAEDYYNPKSGWNDYYADYYANPYNYGDPGRWERYPSAYDSRYRDPRSYDQRYWYDTEQNPYQKREAYPYDSRQDRYEDHWRYDPRFAGSFDDETEPHRDPYGDEFDRRSVHSEHSAHSLRSSHSVHSHQSSFSSRSQQSQLYRSNHDLTANAYETTTQPVSLHTDYPYGGYPANFDRQQPFTDYGYSAETGWPSVEQVPSRPSTPEKFLVPHVCARFGPGGHLTKVLSNLPSEGQPALVEIHSMETMLQHMPEQEEMRAFPGPLAKDDTHKVDVINFAQNKAIQCFQNENLIDKESASLLWDFIVLLCRQNGTVVGTDIAELLLRDHKTVWLPGKSPNEANLIDFTNEALEQVEEESGEAQLSFLTDSLITTIDSLERETERFRELLLYGRKKDALESAMKHGLWGHALLLASKMDSRTHARVMTRFANSLPINDPLQTVYQLMSGRMPAASTCCGDEKWGDWRPHLAMVLSNLTNNMDVESRTITTMGDTLASKGLLDAAHFCYLMAQIGFGIYTKKTTKLVLIGSNHSLPFLKFATNEAIQRTEAYEYAQSLGTQPCCLPNFQVFKFIYACRLAEMGLAAQAFHYCEVISKTVLKNPYYYSPVLIGQLIQISSQLRLFDPQIKEKPEQELFIEPSWLVRLRHLDGQIKDGTIAYNADRSTPQQYACSTPSSELDHLSQCDGTGSGQEMGPATENPLLASLLPNTVHPMQDVQLMPSAPQTILEESAAVTPPTRQETVGGVPFYPVAPPSIGPGSGFAPPGFPNQYGAEQSSLYLGSTVPPGGPPPQAAEPRPEEQLNQETAMQRIPQESPIQKTFPEQREEDFYGKMANMAPGRRSRSTSQSSAHMGYGRRSRTTSESSTHSIGRERCNSAAKQPSPPPPPSIPEGKETNKEIKKEPAARKSGANWFRWLMGKGKNEAHLPDDKNKSIVWDEKKQRWVNLDEPEEESKPPPPPPAGVPKTPQTAPPGPGGPPGVNMFSRKAAGTRARYVDVLNPSGAKCSGALPAPSDLFAPLAPLPIPANLFVPNSVPEEQQPMEGSGAREQTFSANQVSADATTEPQYLNSTMLPPGSELPGSNLDGSHSGEPLRSVPPSGGPPAGTVQFYNPSQFAQSPATTGSSRLGRIGQRKYPTLK
- the SEC16A gene encoding protein transport protein Sec16A isoform X13; its protein translation is MQPPPQTVPAGAGGPPPAGIARNTYWRNSPFSRRANAPVSGATALVQPVTDPFAFGRQTPQGSLLGNPSKGNPLIMPGPAPSAFPRPAGVHSSQSYAGDNSHGLPTSLPTSVSQPEITSNTFSNVVTPSSPAHIINSTAQMHQMHPNAEHGPHNSSAQSLYNTGAAHENSLSGHPAMAHVANRALSKQDINRDPSNTSSVPTIAPFLPPPLQQTPPQWRPIQDNLQPQVQNYWPYTEPPSQNAVYNVSHSSAVKSHLPPQANLHQGPVHQHTPQSTVQAPLPIGGEKNEISSFPVANHHVNSFQPENIFRQNVRMTNPWPSQPYQEQFYPQPLLPDAGFVNPITQENNPQKQSQKVSETPSGHTSTNADSGTISMFFKGDEAENEEILSSEKNDLSGKANYDACQLNSGHMYHQPLHPQQAATSVLSQPEISTGSANEAVQKGMDVQYFSKTISSQHDTQTSKNSMNISDDKANDSKAHENVGSHYENVENLECIQNQEVLPSEPQNINCSSPSVGSDLYRYGSLPGQLLPKNTIVSHAERGPNLEAPDSLSHPVRSDSVSSNYSNISHRSVSSSTRPQELVGTFIQQESGKPDEESSSSFFKQIDSSPLGGDSSEPNVSKNYHSNLSQPQTPSPPKPTGIFQTSANSSFEPVRSHGVGVKPAEVDQAKMVVELRENHPNQKNTKKSMAMPAASPGNLEQPPDNLETIFMPQVHPLPLTVTGEPGKMLQPASEPVVENIQLVPEKRSSTRAQGATKKCESPATTLWAHNELPNFGGNVLLAPAAPAVYVPAKQTVEIIQPPEEGLSNQHPNKPECVPVQPSQHGNVSSENLENPPKMGEEEALQSQASSGYASLLSSPPTESLQNHPILIAQPNQSYNLAQPINFSLSLCNQLTRNENNLSLKDPGVEDKPVTGLQAPHAGGILPGENVSLSVMQVGSSVNTPPSSNLSHSNLLQSPVNSSEITSNQSINLMQPPSQTPINLAPEGQKNTNSEGCLPEFASKPGSDSAVSPGTNLPSGNASVVLVPPVYTMVPNNNSTNDSHSHEENSGALDFTVTRTLDKSKTSNPGQMHNPLLSCGPVFPQQPVNHASQVGPDTHDKQHFYQQVTKDVQLQAPSDRATQGALLSQQQKQTAQMPQTVPSGQSLVPSNYQMASGIKPTQAPQRQENQVPTNRYYPAGLPEGSSTQPPTSYSQTNPDKQAFAGQSLSAPTSSASVTTGQPAMPTMQQEQNPPPSQTPQDACGPPQNPYYYYRHPYDAYQTPYPQPYPPLDLRSAAHLYYQDDVYGQYGPRYQHYDRSVAAYVEPGGYRYGEPERPSSRASQCSDRPSSRQGYAEDYYNPKSGWNDYYADYYANPYNYGDPGRWERYPSAYDSRYRDPRSYDQRYWYDTEQNPYQKREAYPYDSRQDRYEDHWRYDPRFAGSFDDETEPHRDPYGDEFDRRSVHSEHSAHSLRSSHSVHSHQSSFSSRSQQSQLYRSNHDLTANAYETTTQPVSLHTDYPYGGYPANFDRQQPFTDYGYSAETGWPSVEQVPSRPSTPEKFLVPHVCARFGPGGHLTKVLSNLPSEGQPALVEIHSMETMLQHMPEQEEMRAFPGPLAKDDTHKVDVINFAQNKAIQCFQNENLIDKESASLLWDFIVLLCRQNGTVVGTDIAELLLRDHKTVWLPGKSPNEANLIDFTNEALEQVEEESGEAQLSFLTDSLITTIDSLERETERFRELLLYGRKKDALESAMKHGLWGHALLLASKMDSRTHARVMTRFANSLPINDPLQTVYQLMSGRMPAASTCCGDEKWGDWRPHLAMVLSNLTNNMDVESRTITTMGDTLASKGLLDAAHFCYLMAQIGFGIYTKKTTKLVLIGSNHSLPFLKFATNEAIQRTEAYEYAQSLGTQPCCLPNFQVFKFIYACRLAEMGLAAQAFHYCEVISKTVLKNPYYYSPVLIGQLIQISSQLRLFDPQIKEKPEQELFIEPSWLVRLRHLDGQIKDGTIAYNADRSTPQQYACSTPSSELDHLSQCDGTGSGQEMGPATENPLLASLLPNTVHPMQDVQLMPSAPQTILEESAAVTPPTRQETVGGVPFYPVAPPSIGPGSGFAPPGFPNQYGAEQSSLYLGSTVPPGGPPPQAAEPRPEEQLNQETAMQRIPQESPIQKTFPEQREEDFYGKMANMAPGRRSRSTSQSSAHMGYGRRSRTTSESSTHSIGRERCNSAAKQPSPPPPPSIPEGKETNKEIKKEPAARKSGANWFRWLMGKGKNEAHLPDDKNKSIVWDEKKQRWVNLDEPEEESKPPPPPPAGVPKTPQTAPPGPGGPPGVNMFSRKAAGTRARYVDVLNPSGAKCSGALPAPSDLFAPLAPLPIPANLFVPNSVPEEQQPMEGSGAREQTFSANQVSADATTEPQYLNSTMLPPGSELPGSNLDGSHSGESPATTGSSRLGRIGQRKYPTLK